In one window of Candidatus Avedoeria danica DNA:
- a CDS encoding phospholipid carrier-dependent glycosyltransferase, with the protein MPHTLTRRLPIAAAILAFLLLGAAYARTVPPWEAPDEPWHAAYAVALADGRLPTADETYEHHHPPLAYGWYALGIRLAGIDALPLGEANPRYPFAAAALSHPPGDPLVGRVAFLRTWGALLAVLAVPLTFAAARVAGWRGSAAAAPAVLTAVWPQFVFTGHTISNDGLATVAGALLLYAFVRAVVAPSRAGQAGRSARFAASAAFLGAAVAVGTKLNAAVLVPAGVAAAMIASVRLGRRRASGLAVAVGAIAGTITALAFLALAAPTALRSLAAQVLVRSARSAVALPPAFAADTLTSFWARFGWANVDVPPVLLDPVVLVAVLAAACLPLAAHRQRAGLLAAATIMATAVAAFGVSALADPQPQGRLLLPALPATALLLTAGWAALPGGRWRAGLGATALAVGLATHAAALAVVLPRAYRDVAPDPGVTIVRHLPAGWRVVATVTEGKPAVQAAVAQLDGLRRIELPMVVQAAGTVRLIVTNSNGRAVGSAMLPVDVTRARPWYGEGGRGRCGWAWTWGGASGGARGLGARGLGTRELRMGTGSS; encoded by the coding sequence ATGCCCCACACCCTCACCCGCCGCCTCCCCATCGCCGCCGCGATCCTCGCCTTCCTGCTCCTCGGCGCCGCGTACGCCCGCACCGTCCCGCCCTGGGAGGCGCCGGACGAACCGTGGCATGCGGCGTACGCGGTGGCGCTGGCGGACGGCCGCCTGCCGACGGCCGACGAGACGTACGAACACCATCACCCGCCGCTGGCCTACGGCTGGTACGCCCTGGGCATCCGGCTGGCCGGCATCGACGCGCTGCCGCTGGGCGAGGCGAACCCGCGCTACCCGTTCGCGGCGGCGGCGCTCAGCCATCCGCCGGGCGACCCGCTCGTCGGGCGCGTCGCGTTCCTTCGGACGTGGGGCGCGTTGTTGGCGGTGCTGGCGGTGCCGTTGACGTTCGCCGCGGCAAGGGTTGCGGGCTGGCGAGGCAGCGCGGCGGCGGCTCCGGCAGTGCTCACGGCCGTGTGGCCGCAGTTCGTCTTCACGGGCCACACGATCAGCAACGATGGACTTGCGACGGTTGCGGGGGCGCTGCTGCTGTACGCGTTCGTGCGAGCGGTTGTCGCGCCTTCGCGTGCTGGGCAGGCGGGGCGATCCGCGCGCTTCGCGGCAAGCGCCGCGTTCCTCGGGGCTGCCGTGGCCGTCGGAACGAAGTTGAACGCGGCGGTGCTGGTGCCCGCGGGGGTTGCCGCGGCGATGATCGCCTCCGTCCGTCTCGGGCGACGGCGTGCGTCCGGCCTCGCAGTTGCTGTAGGTGCCATCGCCGGAACGATCACCGCTCTCGCCTTCCTTGCTCTCGCCGCGCCGACCGCGCTGCGCTCTCTTGCTGCCCAGGTGCTCGTCCGCAGCGCTCGCTCTGCCGTGGCGCTGCCGCCGGCGTTCGCGGCCGATACGCTCACGAGCTTCTGGGCGCGCTTCGGCTGGGCCAACGTCGACGTCCCGCCGGTGCTGCTCGACCCGGTCGTCCTCGTCGCCGTCCTGGCCGCGGCATGCCTGCCGCTCGCGGCGCATCGCCAACGCGCCGGCTTGCTGGCCGCGGCGACGATCATGGCCACGGCCGTGGCCGCGTTCGGCGTGAGCGCGCTGGCCGATCCGCAGCCGCAGGGCCGCTTGTTGTTGCCGGCGCTGCCGGCCACGGCGCTGCTGCTCACGGCGGGCTGGGCGGCGCTGCCGGGCGGACGATGGCGCGCCGGGCTGGGCGCCACCGCGCTCGCCGTCGGCCTCGCGACGCACGCGGCGGCGCTGGCGGTCGTCTTGCCGCGCGCCTATCGCGATGTGGCGCCGGACCCAGGGGTGACGATCGTGCGCCATCTCCCCGCCGGGTGGCGCGTCGTGGCGACGGTCACCGAGGGCAAGCCGGCGGTGCAGGCTGCGGTGGCGCAGCTGGATGGGCTGCGGCGGATCGAGCTGCCGATGGTGGTGCAGGCGGCGGGGACGGTGCGGCTCATCGTCACGAACAGCAATGGTCGCGCAGTTGGGAGCGCGATGCTGCCGGTGGATGTCACGCGGGCGCGGCCGTGGTACGGGGAGGGCGGGCGCGGCCGGTGTGGGTGGGCGTGGACGTGGGGGGGGGCGAGCGGGGGAGCGAGGGGGTTGGGGGCGAGGGGGTTGGGGACGAGGGAGTTGCGGATGGGGACGGGTTCGAGCTGA
- a CDS encoding class II aldolase/adducin family protein, with product MLPPAVLDKPTSAIARVGRTMLARGMTDVAGGNISVRDGDDIYMTPRYAGHHWHWDIAPGDVLRFDLAGKRIDGYNEPSRDLHVHLAAYAAAPEAGAVVHAHAPHALAFAAAGRAIPPVTLAAEMLGRIEVAAVHGDDPIDEVEAVRAFAALARARIAAFAAAILIPRHGIVVIGRDLAHAYDGLERAEACARAVLLGRLLDRHDDGAPTVATDRASSIGTIDLLSAAPSPVNGSASAAV from the coding sequence ATGCTACCCCCCGCCGTGCTCGACAAACCGACCAGCGCCATCGCGCGGGTCGGGCGGACGATGCTGGCGCGCGGGATGACGGACGTCGCAGGCGGCAACATCAGCGTGCGGGACGGCGACGACATCTACATGACGCCGCGCTACGCCGGTCACCACTGGCATTGGGATATCGCGCCCGGCGACGTCCTCCGGTTCGACCTCGCCGGCAAGCGCATCGATGGCTACAACGAGCCGTCGCGCGACCTGCACGTGCACTTGGCGGCCTACGCGGCTGCGCCCGAGGCCGGCGCGGTCGTCCACGCCCACGCCCCCCACGCCCTCGCGTTCGCCGCGGCCGGCCGGGCGATCCCGCCCGTGACGCTGGCCGCCGAAATGCTCGGCCGCATCGAGGTCGCCGCCGTCCACGGCGACGACCCGATCGACGAAGTCGAGGCGGTTCGCGCTTTCGCCGCCCTCGCCCGCGCGCGCATCGCCGCGTTCGCCGCCGCCATCCTCATCCCACGGCACGGCATCGTCGTCATCGGCCGCGACCTGGCGCATGCGTACGACGGCCTCGAGCGGGCGGAGGCGTGCGCCCGCGCCGTGCTGCTCGGGCGGCTGTTGGATCGTCACGACGACGGCGCGCCGACCGTCGCCACGGACCGCGCCTCTTCTATCGGCACCATCGACCTTCTCTCGGCCGCGCCGTCCCCGGTGAACGGGTCGGCGTCCGCCGCTGTATAA
- a CDS encoding ABC transporter substrate-binding protein, whose translation MTTPLRSSIAAAAALLLAVSVGACGDTAEPGADSGQPAGEATAAVTETTDAGGANASKVPADTLVHVSIGEPESLDPAWTYETTGSMFEMNLYDSLVFYNREKYDEFIPVLATEWQTSEDGLTYTFNIRDGVTFHAGGTLEPHDIAYSLQRAMLQDRVDGPMALYLEPVLGTSSLMGEALERANVTKEGATLADVPADVSIALCEEIMAAVTADDAAKTVTIKLKTATPWFMQLLAQPWGGAMDQEWMVEQGDWDGKCKNDAGEASWTAWNGPDAQESKLFEQANGTGPYKLESWKHGQEIVLVANESYWRTEPMWEGGPSGPPALKRVVFQKVDEWPTRLAKLQAGEADIVDVPRDQVTAVEPMVGVTYNGGDAMAPSTPGAADGILQVFVGYPLASMTAAMFTFDIAKDSPFIGSGQLGDGIPPDFFTDLDVRQGFNYCFDWETMIRDGLQGEAVQARGPIIAGLAGFSDTSPVYMLDPEKCGEHLAKAWGGQVGEKGFKMTLAYNEGNESRRTAAEILAANIATVSDKYVIEVQSLEWATFLEARRLEQLPISISGWSADYMDASNWVHPFMHSAGAYGRAQSFPEDMQAGFDALIDQGLSEADPVKRADIYSQLQQQAYDNAIDIFLFQATGRHYQRKELKGWFANPLIPEEYYYGLSKQP comes from the coding sequence ATGACCACACCCTTGCGCTCATCCATTGCGGCCGCAGCCGCGCTGCTGCTGGCCGTCAGCGTCGGCGCCTGCGGCGACACCGCCGAGCCGGGCGCCGACTCCGGCCAGCCGGCCGGCGAGGCAACGGCCGCCGTCACCGAGACGACGGACGCCGGCGGCGCGAACGCGTCCAAAGTGCCGGCGGACACGCTCGTGCACGTCAGCATCGGCGAGCCGGAGAGCCTCGACCCGGCCTGGACGTACGAGACGACGGGCTCGATGTTCGAGATGAACCTCTATGACAGCCTCGTCTTCTACAACCGCGAGAAGTACGACGAGTTCATCCCGGTCCTCGCCACGGAATGGCAGACATCCGAGGACGGCCTGACCTACACCTTCAACATCCGCGACGGCGTCACCTTCCACGCCGGCGGCACGCTCGAGCCGCACGACATCGCCTACAGCTTGCAGCGGGCGATGCTCCAGGACCGCGTCGACGGGCCGATGGCGCTCTACCTCGAGCCCGTCCTCGGCACGAGCTCGCTCATGGGCGAGGCCCTCGAGCGCGCGAACGTCACCAAGGAGGGCGCGACGCTGGCCGACGTGCCGGCCGACGTGTCCATCGCGCTCTGCGAGGAGATCATGGCCGCCGTCACCGCCGACGACGCCGCCAAGACCGTGACGATCAAGCTGAAGACCGCCACGCCGTGGTTCATGCAGCTCCTCGCCCAGCCGTGGGGCGGGGCGATGGACCAGGAGTGGATGGTCGAGCAGGGCGACTGGGACGGGAAGTGCAAGAACGACGCCGGCGAGGCCAGCTGGACGGCGTGGAACGGTCCCGACGCCCAGGAGTCGAAGCTCTTCGAGCAGGCGAACGGCACCGGTCCCTACAAGCTCGAGAGCTGGAAGCACGGCCAGGAGATCGTCCTGGTGGCCAACGAGTCCTACTGGCGCACGGAGCCCATGTGGGAGGGCGGCCCGTCGGGTCCGCCGGCCCTCAAGCGCGTCGTGTTCCAGAAGGTGGATGAGTGGCCGACGCGCCTGGCCAAGCTCCAGGCCGGCGAGGCGGACATCGTCGACGTGCCGCGCGACCAGGTGACGGCCGTCGAGCCGATGGTCGGCGTGACGTACAACGGCGGCGACGCGATGGCGCCCTCCACGCCCGGCGCGGCCGACGGCATCCTGCAGGTGTTCGTCGGCTACCCGCTGGCGTCCATGACGGCGGCGATGTTCACGTTCGACATCGCCAAGGACAGCCCGTTCATCGGCTCCGGGCAGCTCGGTGACGGCATCCCGCCGGACTTCTTCACGGACCTCGATGTCCGCCAGGGCTTCAACTACTGCTTCGACTGGGAGACGATGATCCGCGACGGGCTGCAGGGCGAGGCCGTGCAGGCACGCGGGCCGATCATCGCGGGCCTCGCGGGCTTCAGCGACACCTCGCCCGTCTACATGCTCGACCCCGAGAAGTGCGGCGAGCACCTGGCCAAGGCCTGGGGCGGCCAGGTCGGCGAGAAGGGCTTCAAGATGACGCTGGCCTACAACGAGGGCAACGAGTCGCGCCGCACGGCGGCCGAGATCCTGGCGGCCAATATCGCCACCGTCAGCGACAAGTACGTCATCGAGGTCCAGTCGCTGGAGTGGGCCACGTTCCTCGAGGCGCGCCGCCTCGAGCAGCTGCCGATCTCGATCTCGGGCTGGTCGGCCGACTACATGGACGCCTCCAACTGGGTCCACCCGTTCATGCACAGCGCCGGTGCCTACGGCCGCGCGCAGAGCTTCCCGGAGGACATGCAGGCCGGCTTTGACGCGCTGATCGACCAGGGCCTCAGCGAGGCGGACCCGGTCAAGCGCGCCGACATCTATAGCCAGCTCCAGCAGCAGGCGTACGACAACGCGATCGACATCTTCCTCTTCCAGGCCACCGGCCGCCACTACCAACGCAAGGAGCTGAAGGGCTGGTTCGCCAACCCGCTGATCCCCGAGGAGTACTACTACGGGCTGTCCAAGCAGCCGTAG
- a CDS encoding alpha/beta fold hydrolase, producing MIETAVGRLKVRVEGDAPDRATAVLWHSLFVDERPWDRVVPDLAQDRRLVIITGPGHGASGDPGRRYTMEECAEAAAAVLHACAVTDPVDWVGNAWGGHVGLVLAARRPELVRTLITAGTPVQSYKLPERLQMQLGLLPLYRLVGPVGFLTTSVVEALLSESTRAHDAVATGLVRECFTGSDRARMANAVVSISLRREDLTPLLGSVHAPTLFLTGSAHPDWSPEQAQAAAARLPQGSSAVVDDAAYLLPLEAPTAFTRLVRQFWAHPSA from the coding sequence ATGATCGAGACCGCCGTCGGCCGCCTCAAGGTTCGCGTCGAGGGTGACGCGCCGGACCGGGCGACCGCGGTGCTGTGGCACAGCCTGTTCGTCGACGAGCGGCCCTGGGACCGGGTTGTGCCCGACCTCGCCCAGGACAGGCGGCTGGTCATCATCACCGGCCCGGGACACGGCGCCAGCGGCGACCCCGGCCGCCGCTACACCATGGAGGAGTGCGCCGAAGCCGCCGCCGCCGTGCTCCACGCCTGCGCCGTCACCGACCCGGTCGACTGGGTCGGCAACGCGTGGGGAGGCCACGTCGGGCTCGTCCTGGCGGCGCGACGACCTGAGCTCGTCCGCACCCTTATCACCGCGGGCACGCCCGTCCAGTCCTACAAGCTGCCGGAGCGGCTGCAGATGCAACTGGGACTGCTGCCGCTCTACCGGCTCGTCGGACCGGTCGGCTTTCTCACCACCTCGGTCGTCGAGGCGCTGCTGTCGGAGTCGACCCGAGCCCACGACGCAGTCGCCACCGGTCTGGTGCGGGAGTGCTTCACGGGGTCCGACCGGGCACGTATGGCCAACGCGGTCGTGTCCATCTCGCTGAGGCGCGAGGATCTCACCCCCCTGCTGGGCTCGGTGCACGCGCCCACCCTGTTCCTCACCGGCTCCGCGCACCCTGACTGGTCGCCCGAGCAGGCGCAGGCCGCGGCCGCCCGACTGCCCCAAGGATCCAGCGCCGTCGTGGACGACGCCGCCTACCTCCTGCCGCTCGAAGCACCGACCGCCTTCACCCGCTTGGTGCGCCAGTTCTGGGCGCATCCCAGCGCGTGA
- a CDS encoding Uma2 family endonuclease: protein MAIPSPLLPYSPADYLALERSAESKSEYIDGVIVAMAGASHEHSLIAANLIGELRTALRRQPCEVHGSDLRVSVPAGALYTYPDVTVVCGEPAFEDNAADTLTNPTVIIEVLSPATEAYDRGEKFARYRTLPSLRTYILVSQDRRRVEWYTRGESGWLLHEASGPDGSVELTALGCTLALAEVYAKLKFTPEQQLDE, encoded by the coding sequence ATGGCGATCCCATCCCCCCTCCTCCCCTACTCCCCCGCCGACTACCTGGCCCTCGAGCGCTCCGCCGAATCCAAGAGCGAGTACATCGACGGCGTCATCGTCGCCATGGCCGGCGCCAGCCACGAGCACAGCCTGATCGCCGCCAACCTGATTGGCGAGTTGCGCACGGCCCTCCGGCGCCAACCATGCGAAGTGCATGGCAGCGACCTCAGGGTGAGCGTGCCCGCAGGCGCGCTCTACACGTACCCGGACGTGACCGTTGTCTGCGGCGAGCCGGCGTTCGAGGACAACGCTGCCGACACGCTGACGAACCCCACGGTCATCATTGAGGTGCTGTCGCCGGCAACCGAAGCCTACGATCGGGGAGAGAAGTTCGCCCGCTATCGCACGTTGCCCTCGCTTCGGACCTACATCCTGGTGTCCCAGGACCGTCGCCGCGTGGAGTGGTACACGCGCGGCGAGTCGGGATGGCTGCTCCACGAGGCAAGCGGACCCGACGGCTCCGTCGAGTTGACCGCACTCGGATGCACGCTGGCGCTCGCCGAAGTCTATGCCAAGTTGAAGTTCACACCGGAGCAGCAGCTCGACGAATGA
- a CDS encoding IS256 family transposase gives MPSAERVMAELATAKSVNDFYGKDGIFARLFAKTIEEMLEGEITAHLGYEAHEVVGRNSGNSRNGRYRRTLKTEGGEQTIAVPRDRNGSFEPQIIGPYQRQTNEIEEKILALYARGQSVRDIQDVLEELYGIDVAPTTISAVTDKIMPLVSAWQTRPLAAVYPIVFLDGLHIKLRRENNRVETVVVYIVFAIDTEGHRDVLGHWVSDGAEGANFWLSVITDLQSRGVEDILIACVDGLAGFDEAIRAIFPKVRLQRCVIHQIRASLRYVTWKDYKAFIADLKTVYRAPTRDEAERQLLRLEEVWGKRYPAAVRSWLTHWEDLATFFDFPAEIRRLIYTTNRIEAYNRQLRKVIKTKGSFPTADAARKLLYLAHMNISKRWTGAIQGWPLVLNQLAIRFDDRLPL, from the coding sequence ATGCCATCGGCGGAACGCGTGATGGCCGAGTTGGCAACGGCCAAGTCGGTCAACGACTTCTATGGCAAGGACGGGATCTTCGCCCGGCTGTTCGCCAAAACGATCGAGGAAATGCTCGAAGGCGAGATCACCGCTCATCTGGGCTACGAAGCACACGAGGTCGTGGGCCGGAACTCCGGCAACAGCCGCAACGGGCGCTATCGACGCACGCTCAAGACCGAGGGCGGCGAGCAGACCATTGCCGTGCCCCGCGACCGCAACGGCTCCTTCGAGCCGCAGATCATCGGACCCTACCAGCGGCAGACCAACGAGATCGAGGAGAAGATCCTGGCGCTCTACGCCCGCGGCCAATCGGTGCGGGACATCCAGGACGTGCTTGAGGAGCTCTACGGCATCGACGTCGCCCCAACCACCATCAGTGCCGTCACCGACAAGATCATGCCGCTGGTGAGTGCGTGGCAGACCCGGCCGCTGGCCGCGGTCTACCCCATCGTCTTCCTCGATGGCCTGCATATCAAGCTGCGGCGTGAGAACAACCGGGTCGAGACCGTCGTCGTCTACATCGTCTTTGCGATCGACACCGAAGGCCATCGCGACGTCCTGGGCCATTGGGTCAGCGACGGCGCCGAGGGTGCCAACTTCTGGCTGTCGGTCATCACCGACCTCCAGAGCCGGGGCGTCGAGGACATCCTCATCGCCTGCGTCGATGGTCTGGCCGGCTTCGATGAGGCCATCCGGGCCATCTTCCCAAAGGTCCGCCTTCAGCGTTGCGTGATCCACCAGATTCGGGCCAGCCTCCGCTACGTCACCTGGAAGGACTACAAAGCCTTCATCGCCGATCTCAAGACGGTCTACCGAGCTCCAACGCGGGACGAAGCAGAGCGCCAGCTCCTACGCCTCGAAGAGGTCTGGGGCAAGCGCTACCCTGCTGCCGTGCGCTCCTGGCTCACCCACTGGGAGGACCTGGCCACGTTCTTCGACTTCCCAGCCGAGATCCGCAGACTCATCTACACGACCAATCGCATCGAGGCCTACAATCGCCAACTGCGAAAGGTGATCAAGACCAAGGGCTCCTTCCCGACCGCCGATGCCGCCAGGAAGCTCCTCTACTTGGCCCACATGAACATCTCCAAACGCTGGACCGGAGCCATCCAAGGCTGGCCCCTCGTCCTCAATCAGCTCGCCATCCGCTTCGATGACCGCCTACCCCTCTGA